Proteins co-encoded in one Papaver somniferum cultivar HN1 chromosome 5, ASM357369v1, whole genome shotgun sequence genomic window:
- the LOC113281380 gene encoding protein AUXIN SIGNALING F-BOX 2-like yields MNYFPDEVLEQVFDFLEQNKDKNAVSLVCKSWYKVERYSRTRVFIGNCYSISPERLVTRFPRVKALTLKGKPHFADFNLVPHDWGGFVHPWIEAMVKSYPGLEELRLKRMVVSDESLELISLSFKNFKSLVLVSCEGFTTDGLAAIAKNCRVLRELDLQENEVEDRRGQWLSCFPDSCTSLVSLNFACLKGEVNSGALERLVARCSNLRSLRLNQSVDLGTLNKILVKAPQLVDLGTGSFARNETFAAYNKLLRNVVNCKSINSLSGFLEVIPGCLAPFFPICSNLTSLNLSYAPGIQGIDLISLVERCTKLQRLLILDSIGDKGLDVVASSCKELEELRVFPSLYGGAVNGSVTEEGLVAISTGCPKLHSLLYFCHQMTNAALITVAKNNPNFTHFRLCILDPNKPDHVTSQPLDEGFGAIVQACKNLKRLSLSGLLTDQVFLYIGMYGENLEMLSVAFAGESDKGMAYVLNGCRKLSKLEIRDSPFGDSALLADVGKYETMRSLWMSSCNITLQGCKMLAGKMKMLNVEIINEKERMEEIADDKKVEKMYLYRTLDGPRKDAPDFVSTL; encoded by the exons ATGAATTATTTTCCAGATGAAGTACTAGAACAAGTATTTGATTTCTTGGAACAAAACAAAGACAAGAATGCAGTTTCACTAGTATGTAAATCATGGTACAAGGTTGAGAGATACAGTAGAACAAGAGTATTTATTGGGAACTGTTATTCGATATCTCCAGAGCGATTAGTTACTAGGTTTCCAAGGGTTAAGGCACTCACTTTGAAAGGGAAACCACATTTTGCTGATTTTAATTTGGTTCCTCATGATTGGGGTGGTTTTGTTCATCCATGGATTGAGGCTATGGTGAAAAGTTATCCAGGACTTGAAGAGTTGAGGTTGAAGAGAATGGTAGTCTCTGATGAGAGTCTTGAGttgatttctctttcttttaaGAATTTTAAGTCTCTTGTTTTGGTTAGTTGCGAAGGGTTTACTACTGATGGCCTAGCTGCTATTGCCAAGAATTGCAG GGTTCTTAGAGAGCTAGATCTGCAAGAAAATGAAGTTGAAGATCGCCGTGGCCAGTGGCTAAGCTGTTTCCCTGATTCTTGCACCTCACTTGTCTCCTTGAACTTTGCATGTCTCAAAGGAGAAGTCAATTCGGGTGCTCTGGAGAGGCTTGTCGCAAGATGCTCGAACCTTAGAAGCCTGAGGTTAAACCAGTCAGTGGATCTTGGGACGCTCAACAAGATACTTGTGAAAGCTCCTCAGCTGGTTGACTTGGGCACAGGCTCATTTGCAAGAAATGAGACCTTTGCTGCCTACAATAAATTACTTAGAAATGTTGTCAACTGTAAATCCATCAATAGCTTGTCGGGTTTTTTGGAGGTTATTCCTGGCTGCTTAGCACCTTTCTTCCCCATTTGTTCAAACTTGACATCCTTAAACTTGAGTTATGCACCGGGAATTCAGGGTATTGATCTCATCTCACTAGTTGAGCGGTGCACGAAACTCCAACGCCTATTG ATTTTGGATTCTATTGGAGACAAAGGACTAGATGTTGTAGCTTCAAGTTGTAAAGAGTTGGAGGAATTGAGGGTATTTCCATCTCTCTATGGTGGTGCTGTTAACGGATCAGTAACAGAAGAAGGGTTGGTGGCTATATCTACAGGTTGTCCCAAGCTCCATTCGTTGCTATATTTCTGCCATCAGATGACAAACGCTGCTCTAATTACTGTTGCCAAAAACAACCCAAATTTCACCCACTTCAGATTATGTATCCTTGACCCAAATAAACCGGATCATGTGACTTCTCAGCCGTTGGATGAAGGATTTGGGGCAATTGTTCAAGCATGTAAGAACCTCAAAAGGTTGTCACTCTCAGGACTTCTTACTGATCAGGTTTTCCTATACATTGGAATGTACGGAGAGAATCTTGAGATGCTCTCTGTTGCATTTGCCGGGGAAAGCGACAAGGGGATGGCGTATGTGCTAAATGGGTGCAGGAAACTCTCCAAGCTGGAAATTAGGGATTCTCCCTTTGGGGATTCAGCACTTCTGGCTGACGTGGGAAAGTATGAAACTATGCGATCCCTATGGATGTCCTCCTGCAATATCACTCTCCAAGGTTGCAAGATGCTAGCAGGCAAGATGAAGATGCTTAATGTTGAAATCATAAACGAGAAGGAAAGGATGGAAGAAATCGCAGATGATAAAAAAGTTGAGAAGATGTACTTGTACCGAACTCTAGATGGACCGAGAAAAGACGCCCCTGATTTTGTCTCAACCTTATAG